The Methanoregula boonei 6A8 genome has a window encoding:
- a CDS encoding AlbA family DNA-binding domain-containing protein, which produces MDIDDILAAFQIFDHVSDIDKFQSWIRTYHKIEDFEPLFLGYRYFLEICGIRIVDEISEDFSLNLEMDDYFSFACNADLPLDEIPNSCEKVIVIKNIWRYFEPIKNAKDWAELKTIIHQTEEISKIFREIFKNANVTENFPEKEISRFAALHYTHIFFNDTSRLKPAGAVVGLIKLDIDSIGSDFFKGYAYTLEYLWYQLLEKNEFQHSLAKNIHNPATGLSSEDLQRITEIYSHNDYEDPAFQENAVMWATLDQLFQPLFEKCLAPKFREYHTSSRSHFIVRDNISKSLIFPLLDRTYINEPYYFSDNSNDEARFKKIDYHFKWLPVTYIDSGKVHDAFGTYAFIPFLLGLTSSENVSSNNKIEILRIKHPEDGVSGYFYSYGILNKSQYFDEQGMGWIIFLTCGTDFSGHGGSMHTSAEKCIREIQKRGILDAKEITIDENAFRRYLKERTETSVSDSTTPVETLIEFGESQLVEFKSSLLWSYEKNQISNSTEYEVVRTIAAFLNSSGGTLLIGVDKNKNIVGLDKDYAQLKQARRVQNRDGFEIRLNEVLNKFFGRGIRLDIDVIFERLSEKEICRVIVKPTIEPIFLVNSNNSNHSEFIVRSGNQSQLLMGKEITSYITKHWNYKKR; this is translated from the coding sequence ATGGATATTGACGATATTCTCGCAGCCTTCCAAATATTCGATCATGTTTCAGATATTGACAAATTTCAAAGTTGGATAAGAACTTATCACAAAATCGAGGATTTTGAGCCTCTATTTTTAGGTTATCGCTATTTTTTGGAAATTTGCGGAATTAGAATAGTCGATGAGATATCTGAAGATTTTTCTCTTAATTTAGAAATGGACGATTATTTCTCGTTCGCTTGTAATGCCGATTTGCCTTTAGATGAAATCCCAAACTCCTGTGAAAAAGTTATTGTTATAAAAAATATATGGCGATATTTTGAACCAATTAAAAATGCCAAGGATTGGGCGGAATTAAAAACGATCATCCATCAAACCGAGGAAATCTCAAAAATTTTTAGAGAGATTTTTAAAAACGCAAATGTGACTGAAAATTTTCCCGAAAAAGAGATCTCGCGTTTTGCCGCACTACATTATACACACATATTTTTTAATGATACATCACGGTTGAAACCCGCTGGAGCTGTTGTTGGATTAATTAAATTAGATATTGATTCCATAGGATCTGACTTTTTTAAAGGATATGCATATACATTAGAATATCTTTGGTATCAATTACTTGAAAAAAATGAATTTCAGCATAGTTTAGCAAAAAATATTCACAATCCTGCAACGGGATTAAGTTCTGAAGATCTTCAAAGAATAACTGAAATTTATTCACACAACGATTATGAAGACCCTGCATTTCAGGAAAATGCTGTTATGTGGGCCACATTGGATCAATTATTCCAACCGCTTTTTGAAAAATGCCTAGCTCCAAAATTTAGAGAATATCATACCTCTTCAAGATCACATTTTATCGTTAGAGATAATATTAGTAAGTCTTTAATTTTTCCTTTATTAGATCGAACCTATATCAATGAGCCTTATTATTTTTCTGATAATTCCAACGATGAAGCACGATTTAAAAAAATTGATTATCATTTTAAATGGTTGCCCGTGACATACATTGACTCTGGCAAGGTGCATGATGCTTTTGGAACATACGCTTTTATTCCATTTTTATTAGGATTAACTTCGAGTGAAAATGTATCATCTAATAATAAAATTGAAATCCTGCGAATAAAGCATCCTGAGGACGGAGTTTCAGGTTATTTCTATAGTTATGGGATCTTGAATAAATCACAATATTTTGATGAGCAAGGGATGGGTTGGATTATTTTCCTCACATGTGGAACAGATTTTTCAGGGCATGGTGGATCTATGCACACCAGTGCAGAAAAGTGTATTCGAGAAATCCAGAAAAGAGGAATTCTTGATGCAAAAGAAATCACGATTGATGAGAACGCTTTCAGGAGGTATTTAAAAGAACGAACTGAAACCTCGGTTTCTGATAGTACTACTCCTGTAGAGACATTAATTGAATTTGGGGAATCACAATTGGTTGAATTTAAATCATCTCTTTTGTGGAGTTATGAAAAAAATCAGATTAGCAATTCTACAGAATATGAAGTAGTAAGGACAATAGCTGCTTTTTTAAATTCATCAGGTGGAACCCTGTTAATTGGTGTAGATAAAAATAAAAATATCGTGGGATTAGATAAAGACTATGCCCAATTGAAACAAGCGCGCCGTGTTCAAAACAGAGATGGTTTTGAAATTCGTTTAAACGAGGTTCTGAATAAATTTTTTGGGCGGGGGATCAGATTAGATATTGATGTGATTTTTGAAAGATTAAGTGAGAAAGAGATTTGTCGTGTAATTGTAAAACCCACAATTGAACCCATATTCTTAGTTAATTCAAATAATTCTAATCATAGTGAATTTATTGTCAGATCCGGGAATCAATCTCAATTATTGATGGGTAAAGAAATCACTAGTTA